CTTGGCCATCTTCTACTGTTTTGTGCTGGTGAGTAACTGGGGCTTGAGTGACGCTTCTGCCCTGCTGAGAGCGGGATCTTtgtggctgctgggctttgtGTTGGTAACCAAGCTGTGTCCCTCGTTTCAGAGCTTCTATATCGCCACATCACGCCAGCTAAGGCGTCTGGACTCTGTCACCAGGTCTCCCATCTACTCCCACTTTGGTGAGACAGTGTCAGGCCTTTCTGTGGTCCGGGCCTATGGACACCAAGAACGGTTCCTGAAGCAAAATGAGGTCACCATGGACATAAATCAGAAAAGTGTTTATTCCTGGATAATATCAAATAGGTGAGTTTTACCACTTACGCCACAGCATAACCTGCAGCACTTCTACCCAGGGGCTTCTAGGTCCTGAGGGGGGTCCCTCGGATCCTGCAGTCCTCCCTCTTGATCTCAGCATTGAGGGACTGTGTAGGTACTGGGGCAGTTTAGGATAGGGGCTCCATCTGTGGTAATGGGACATTTTAGGGTGATTTTGAAAGCCAGAGTATGCCCTCCTACAAAATGTccagaggctgggcagggtgagctGTGCAGTCAAGGGCTGAGATGCTCTTGGTGAATTCTGGGAAGAGGGCAATCCTCCAGGCCCAGCAGGAGCATGAGGTGGACACTTTCTGGTTTTGAATCTTACTGGTAAATGATTTAGGTGTGTGAGGGTTGAATGACTGAGGCTCTTCTGATACATGGCATTGCCAGCATAGGAGGTTATGCATGAGACATGGACTGACATAAATGAACCTGCTTGCAGAATTGGTCACAAATGACCTGCTGTGTACATGTACCAATGTGTCTTGTGTATAGCACTGGGCTCATGGCAGGGTGTGAGGGATGCTGGTGCAGTGCTGCTATTACTGGTGGGCTCTGTGTTGAGCACAGGGAGATGCCTTCCTGCCTCTTTCACTGCCCTTCAGCTGTCCTCTCCTGGTGCAGGTGGCTGGCCATCCGGCTGGAGTTTGTTGGGAGCCTGGTGGTCTTCTTCTCTGCACTTCTGGCAGTGATTGCAAAGGGCACTTTGGAAGGTGGCATCGTGGGtctttctgtctcctctgctcTCAATGTGAgttactgaaaacattttctcattcTGGGGCACGGTTGtctctgggagctctgggcttGTGGCAGGATGCTGCCCTGCCACCAGCTCTGATCCATGGGAATGGGATTATCCAGGGTGTCCCATCACCTCTGGAGTGGCTTTAGAGCCAGGGAAGCACATATCCATCCATCCTAGTGTGAGTGGGATACTTGCTGTCATGGGGAGGAATATGGCCCTGCTGTGGATGGAAGATGCTGCAACAAAGTAGGGCTGGGGAGAGGTGAGCTGTGTCTAGGCTCATTGGAGCATTGGGAGCCAGGCCAGGTATGCTCATGCCCAGGATACCATGGGCTGAGGTGGGAGATGGTTGTTCCTGGGTGCCACTGAGCTCTGCATCCTCTGATTCTGCTGTGCAGGTAACCCAGACACTGAACTGGCTGGTGCGGACATCTTCGGAGCTGGAGACCAACATCGTGGCTGTGGAGCGGGTCCATGAGTACATGAAGGTGAAGAATGAGGTGAGGAATCCAGGGTCTGGGCAAACACCTGCTGCACAGCTTGGTGCTAATCAGTGTGGCAGAGTGAACACCCCTAATGCTCCTGTGCCCTCCCCCAGGCTCCATGGGTGACAGAAAAGCGTCCACCACGTGGCTGGCCCAGCAGAGGCGAGATCCAGTTCATTGACTACAAAGTTCGCTACCGACCTGAACTAGACCTGGTTCTTCAGGGGATCACCTGTGATATTGGGAGCACTGAGAAGGTGCCTCTGCCCTCACTGCACTCTTTACAGACTGTTAaagttgtttcttcttttcGGCTTCAGTCTGTACGCTGGGGTGGGATGGTGGTGGGATGTGGCTCCTGGGcacctgagctgcaggaaaggaacCAAAGCAGACAGTCTGAGTGATGGTAAGGGCAGGAAGGCCCACCAAGGTGGAGAGTATCTGCCCTGTTTCTGCAGCCCTGTCAGCTGATCTAAAAAGCTGCTTCCACAGATTGGGATTGTGGGCCGGACCGGGGCTGGAAAATCCTCCCTCACCAACTGCCTGTTCCGGCTGCTGGAGGCGGCTGGAGGGAAGATCGTCATCGACAATGTGGACATATCAACAATTGGCCTCCACGACCTGCGCAACAACCTCACCATCATCCCCCAGGTGAGCTGATCCCCACCTTTCCACATCCCACTACTGCATGGACTCAGTGTGTCCCTGGGTGCTGCGGACTTGCCAAAGGCTTGTGAGCAGGCTGTCACCACATCCCTTACCAGCTGCAGGCAGTGGTGTGAGCAGCGTGTGGCCACACTTGGAGGCTGGGAGCCATtgcccttcctgtgctgtgccctgcccatggctgtggCAGGTCTGAACActgtgctgtccctggcaggaCCCTGTGCTCTTCACTGGAACCCTGCGGATGAACCTGGACCCCTTTGACCAGTACTCAGATGAGGAGGTCTGGAAGGCCCTGGAGCTGGCTCACCTGAAGCCGTATGTGCAAGCCCTTCCTGAGGGGCTGCTGCATCTCGTGAGCGAAGGAGGGGAGAACTTGAGGtgagcagaggagcagatgcaggcccagctcccctcccttctccagaTCCCAGGGACCAGCAGTTTCCAGCAAAGTGGCTGTCTAGAGATGATGCACAGAAGCTTCTGGGAAGTGAAGATGGAAGAGAATGGTTGGGGAATCAGGGCTCTTAGGGAGCTAGTGTGAGCCAACCTTTCTGTGGTGGCCCAGAGAGTAAGATGCTGGGGGATATGGTGCTCAGGGTGGCAGATGGACATTGGGAAAGgccaggggcagtgctggggtcagAGCAGTGAGATGCAGTAGGCTTGCAGAAGGTCCCCTAGTGTTGGTCTAGTAACTCATGCTCTTCATCTCATCCCAGCGttgggcagaggcagctggtgTGCCTGGCCCGGGCCCTTCTCCGCAAATCCAAGATTCTCATCCTGGATGAAGCAACAGCAGCTGTAGATCTGGAAACTGATAATTTAATCCAGACAACAATCCGGAGCGAGTTTGTTGACTGCACTGTCCTTACTATTGCCCATCGCCTCCACACCATCATGGACAGCAACAGGTACCATGGGACGATACCACGGGGCAAAGGCAATAGGGGTCTGGACTCCCAGCATGGGATGAGAGGTGGACAGCAGTGGAAGCAAGAATGCAGCCAGAGGGGAAGGGTGGATGCAGAGTCTGGGGCAGTAATATACAGTGATGGAGAGAGCAGAAGGATAGTGAGGATCCCCATACAGCAGTGATGCCTTTGTGGAGAGAAATTTTTTGGGATCCCTCTTTACAGCAACAGACCATAGAGGCATTTGCTGTTGACACTTTATGTGTGTGACCTGTAACACAGAGAGGAGGCCTGAGCCCTCATCACGGCTGAGAGGATAACCACATAAAGTGGCTTAGGAGGAGTGAGGGTCAGTGGGCCTGCAGCGCTGGCGCCAGCAGCACTATCCACTAGGATTCTGGGAGTTGAGGCCTTCTTGTTCCCTTCTGCCAGGGTGATGGTGCTGCATGCTGGGCAGATTGTGGAATTTGACAGCCCCGAGGAGCTGCTCATGAAGCAGGGCGTCTTTTCTGCGATGGCAAAGGACGCCGGTATCGCCGCGGCCGAAACCACCGCCCTGTAGGCAGAGCACTGCAGGGGCCGGGCTGTGagacagctcctcctgctgccactcGCCCAGCGGGTGCTGGTGTCTCCCACAGCCAAGCTGCACAGGAATTGgcctctctgcagcagggaagcagagggaggCTTCTCTGGTTGTCCAGAGACAGAGCATCTGGACTTGAGCAAGCTGTTAACCTTGCTACCACATCCTGCCTGCTGTGCACACAAGGGTCTGGAGCTGCATAATTTATTCCAGGGTAGAGGGGAAAAGCTATCTTCCAGACAGGGAGATCATGACCTCCAGTGGGGGTGGTCTTAGTTTTTGTACTTCACCATGCCATGTGCATCTATCTTAGAGATGCTTTAGCATTATGGAATAAAATCTACAGTTTAATCTAAGGATGAgttataatttatttactttttgtaATTGTTTGTAGTCTTCCAACTACAAGGCTGATGTCAAGGCATACATGGTAAGCCTTGGCTAGTGCTTGAGTGGGGAGAGCTGCCGACAGAAGTTACACAGAGCTGGGCAGTCCAAATCGaggggcacagctctgctcatgcAAGAACACTACTACTCTGTAGCAAAACCagggctgcctgcctgccttctcTGTGGCTACTGCTTGCTTTGATTGTATTGCAAATAAATGAGCTCCTCCCTGAGCTTACCACAACCACTTGTGGTTCCAGACTGCAAACCTGATAGTGTTGGAGAcaagctggaaagcagcaggcaCACATCTGTGTACAGCCATGCACACAAGAAGTACGGTGGTTATTGCTGATAAACCCTTGACTCTTTGTTCTTGGGCCAGACTTCCTCATGCAGGGAGCAGGTGCCCACGTAGAGCAAGGCAAACAATCACCTCACCAGCCCCTACTGCCCTGGAGCCCCAGAATAACATAACACAGCTGGGGGAAGAGGGCAGTGCAACCACTTCATCTTAATAAAGGTTCCTGTGAGGGTTTCCTCGTGCCTGAGCTGTGGCTGACACAAACACCAAGGCACTAGAATGCTGGTCCCCACCAAAAGGGAAATGGTTTTGCTGGCCCTGTAGGGTCTACATGAAGGCTGGAGCACTTGCCAGACACTCCTCCCAGGTCTCCCAATACTTGGAAAGGCACCTTCTATACACAAGGGCAAATCTTTATTTGCAGAACAGCCATGGAGGGGATACAAATGTTGCCCCATGAAGGGAACCTCTTCCCCTTCAGGACATAGCAGCAGCAGTATCACACACCAACCCAGCAAACGGCACCACAGCCCTCTCAGGGATGGTCCTGCCACTCCAGAACAGCAGCACCTTCTCCAATGCTGTGCAGAAAAGCACAGGTGAGGCAATTTTGGTCAGAGACCCCCAAAACCCAGGCTGGACAATAGCTTGTGCTTTGCCAGTGCAGGCCAGTGCAAAGATgtgtcctgggcacagccaaTAGTGCACTGACAAAGATATGGTGTTCTGGGCTTCTGGCTCACCTGAAAGATGAGAACCtgacagctgctggcagtggcaaACCTTGGAAAGGCCAAGCCCCTGGGAGACCAAGCACAGGAAGAAGGCATCTGCTGGGGACTTTGGTGTGAGGGTTTCACAGGCCATACTCATCTCAGGCCTGGAGCTCAACTGCTCCCAGCAAACCTCAGAgctgccttccccaggcagTGCGTAAATGTCCCACCCTGAGTCCTGCAGAGACAGGTGAGAccaggctcctgctgcacagggagcaTATTCACAAAGTCTGGGTTGCTTTTAATACTATTTGGCTAAAGACAATCTCCAGAAACTCGGCATTAGCCTTCCACAATTTAAatccacagcagctcctcagcctgaGTCAGGCCTTACCCTTCTGGGTAGGCAACAGCCCCAAGCTTTGCTCCCCTGTTCCTGGCTGGACACAGGAGGCTCAAACAAACCTCAGAGGTGAACTCACCCCTGCCCTCACACAAGCTGTCTGCTCCTGCCTACCTGGCCAGCCCACCCTTCTTCCTCCCCTGAAGGGGCGATGGCAGCCAGTGTTTGGGGCCCAGGAGCACTGCACAGCTGTGAGAGGCATAGCCTTAAGGGTGAGcagtgggggctgcagggctggctaGCCTCCCCCAGACCCTAGCAGTCCCGGCAGGAACAAGGCATGGGGTGCAGTCTCTGTCTGCTGCCTCACGTGTACTCCGTCTTCCGGATGTAACTGGAGGGCACATAGCCCTGCTTCCCGTGGGCCTCGGCCAGCCACCACTCCTGATTGCCTGTGATGTCCTCAAACTGCAGGATCCTGAGTCTCTGGTTAGCTGACACACTCAGCTCATTGGTGTTTCGGCCTTTGAAGGTGTAGAGAGCGTAGTAGACCTGCCAGACAAGGGGACAGCATCAGTTAGATGGTCGTACCACACAGCCTTAATCTCATTCTGCATAGGATGTGTGGGCTTTTGTCCTCCCCAGTGACAGCCCTGGCCTCACCCTGGCCTCTGCCCCCATTTGCAACCTGGCTCTGTCTCCACACCTCTGCCGTTGGAAGGAAAGGTCTCATACCCCACACCTGCTACATCTTCCTGGTCACTTCTAGGGAGGAGGATGATTCAGTCCCCAGCCAAACAAAGCAGCTAGCCCTTGGCATTCCCAGCCCCATGAGAGTGGCTGAAGACTCACCTGGTTGCCCTCAGACTCGCTGTTCTCCAGCCCAGAGTCTCTGTCCTCCACTGAGGGTGTAGGCCTGAGATGTGCTTTGGTGGGGTGCCCGTTGcgagagctggggctgcagcctaGCTCGGGGCGGCTGTAGTGGCGCTGGGATGTCACTGTACCAGCCATTGGGGCTGTCCTGTCACCAGAGCCAAGCCGGGGTAGAGAGGGGGAGTCCACCTCCAGCGGCGGCTGTGGAGACTGGTGCACATCTGCTGGGGAGACAGAGTCCTGCAGGGGTTTCTGAGTGAAGGCGACAGCCGCCCCACTGGGGCTGAAGGTCAGCGTGGCGTTGCtttggggagaggagctgctgtgctctgactCGTTGGAAGAGTGGCTGCCCACAGAGGCGTCCGACTGGCTGCGGCGGGGGCTGTAGGGCCTCAGGAAGGAGCTGTACACAAAGCCTTTCGTCactgcagagagggagagggagctCAGACTGGGGCATGGGGAGATCTGAGGAGGGGACTCACAGCAAGCATCAAGGGCAGGGAACAGCCACCTACCTCCATTATCTATGAGCCAGCGATTCTGGCTGCCCATGGGGTCTTTCTTCTTGATGACACCCACAATGTCCCCTTCCAACAGGGAGACATCCAGGTCTTGGGCAGCATTGAAATTGCGGTCTGCCTGGAAGAGACTCTCTGGGGGATAGCGGGCCAGGAGGGCAGCTCGGATGTCATCTGACTGCAGGAGGTAGGTCGGCTGCAGAGGAACAAGGCAGGTGTGAGTGGCTGTCCTGGGCTCTGCAAGCCCTGACCAGGCAGAGGCAACTCACCAAGCCAATGAGGGGCTGCCGCCGGGCAGACTGCCGTTCcatgcttttcctttcaaaagtcTTCTTGGGAGCTGCTTGGGACTCTGGGAAGAAGGTGaaggcctggagctgctggagaactCGACTGTGCTCATCCTGGAAGATGGCAATGAGGTTCCCTTCCCTGCCAGACGCCTTCAGCAACTGGAACCAGAGCAAAGTCAGGGATCCTGGTTATgaaacagctgctgggagaagtGGCTACAGCATAGACCATGGCAGGAGTCTGAGTCCTGCCTGTGACTTGCATCAGGCCCAGGTTTTGAGTCCTGTCTGGACTCAGTTGTAAGTGGTCCTCAAACTTGTGACTTGAGATTCTCCCAGGTGAATGCtctcctgccactgctccaAGAGCCCTCTACATACAATTGCAACATAACCCAGCAATCCCTGCCCTACACCACCCCACAGGAGTCCTCCACAAGTCACTTTTGGCCTGAAAACGCAGTAGCAGCTTCCCTCACGATGTGACTGGTCCCAGCATGGCTCAGGGACAAACCCTGCAGAGATTAGTGCTGCTTCgagcccagggcactgcctgcaCTGCAGGAACCCACCGACAGCAGGGGTGTGAGCTCCTCCAGGGCCAGGCGCACGAAGTCGCAGTGTGCCTCGGCATAGCCCCGCACGCAGCTGGCGAACAGCTCCTTGGCGAAGCGCAGGAACTTGGGCAGCTCATCCAGCAGCTGGGCATTGAGGGCCTCGTAGTTGTTGCGGGCTgactgcagctcctccagcgTTCGCTTGTCCTTCAGCTTCTCCGCTCGCTCAGTGCAGTTGTGGAAGTCGAGGAGTTTGTCGAAGCGTTTCTGCACCAGCTTGTGGGGCCCCGCAAACATGCTCAGCAGCTGGCTCAGGGGTGAGCTCACCAGCCGCTCCGTCCGCTCTTTCTGGTGGGCAGAGGTGCAGTGAGAAGGTGAGACAAGGTGCTCTCTCTCACTGTGAACACCAGCAACTCGCTCTCCAGCACACAACCTCCCCAGGACAGTATAGTGCCTGTCTCCTGGTGGCACCCATTGGagctccagaggtcccttccaacagcAATTCTATTATCTTACGTAACTGTGCCAGCATGGGTAACTCTATGCAAAGTACCTGAACCACTCGCATAAAGAGCTCTAGCAATTCAGATAGTGCTGAAAAAATGTGCATCTAACAGGCACATTCATAAACTGCCAGGCATCAAAGCTCTCAGGAGGGCAGAGCTAAGCAGGAATTCTCACAGCTCTCCCAGGTtaccctccctgcagcctcccagggcCCGCCCATCTGCAGCAGACCCCCAGGATGGGCCTCAAAGGGGCACAGCCTCACTCACAAAGCTGGAAAAGAGCCGGTCGCTGATGAGACGATTCACTTTCTGGAACTGGTCCAAGTCCCCACTTCCCTTCTCTGTGCACAGGTCCCACATGCTCCCTGCTGCCAATGCCTTCATACAAGCAGACTCCTGCACCAGGGAGACACAGCTGAGCCATGCTTGCTGCCCAGAAGAGGCTCTCATGGCCGCCCAGACCACCCAGCCCCAACAGAGGCAGGAGCCGTGGCCAgaggcactgcagggacacaccaCACAGACAGGAGGGGCAGTGCATGGAGAGCCCCAAAGGCTTGGCATCACACCCAGACTGGCTCACCCGGACATGCTGCAAGTAGAGGGAAAGGTCCCGGATGAAGGACTTGATCAGACGTTCCTGCATCCGGAagtttttctctgtctcttcaaAGGCTTCATCCTTCAGCTGTGAGAGAAAGTGTTTCAAGGGAGGCGATGCAGGACTCAGCACCTCCCACACTGCAAGATGTGGGGCCCTCCTGTCCACAAGCTGGACAGCAGAGATGGGTGGTTCAGCCCCTAAGCTCATCTGCCTTGCTGTCCTGGATCAGAGCTGCACGGGGGGAAGGGGTGTGGAGGGACAGCAGATACCTCTGGAGAAGCACTGCAGGGTGTAAATGCACCTCACACACAGTACCTGGGGTGCAAAGCCTGTGAGATGCTTGAGGTGGCTGCTCACACGGTTGGATTTCTTGATGATAGAGTGGAAGTTGAGCTTGGAGATCTTCTCCATGAGGCTATCCTCATCACCTTTTCTGTACTTTAGCACTAAAGAGATTGATATAGAAATCAAAACCCTTGTAAGCACAAAATACCCATGTCTTACGCTGCCTCATCAACAATCATTTGTTagttctcctcctccccaaaccTCTAGTTCCAAGAACCCCACATATCATtacagaatggcttgggttggaagtgacctaAAAATAATCTAGTTCtaacccctctgccatgggcagagacatctaCAAGACAaagttgctcaaagccccatccaatgtggtcttgaacacttccatggCTGGGGCATTCACAACTTCTGCAGGCAGCCTGAtccagtgcctcatcactcTTACTGTAAAGACtttttccttatatctaatttacatttaaattctCTCAGTTTAAAGAGAATTATCCagtcctatcactacatgcccttgtaaaataCTGTATTCATAACCTCCCATCCCTTCCAGCACAGTGCCACCTGTTTGGTTCTTGACATGCCCTACAGTTTGTAGACAAACCATTCAAGCTCTTCCACAGGATTATGCATAGTGCCAGCACAAGCTGATGTAAGAGATGGAGTATAGTAGTCCGTGGATATACAGAAGGTGTCTATATTGCTTCTCTAGCAAAACAAGCAATCATTACAGGCAGGTTATGTCACCTCAGATGCAGTGGGGCTATGAGGAAACACTAAAGTATAAGATTTGCATGAACCTGGGGCTTCCAAGGGAAAACAGGGAGGGTGGCCAGCAGATACTGAAGGGAGTGATTTTCTCCCTCCATTCATTCCCAGGGACGCAACACTTGGCTACTGTATCTAGTTTTGGAGCCTGAAGGCCCTGAGACATGTGGGAGAACCAGAGCTCGGAACCCATGAGGAGAGCTGGGGGAGCCAGGTGGGCTGTACATGAGGAAGCAGAGGGGGATCTGCTCACAACAAGCAGATACTTAAAGGGGCAGTTACAGAGGTGATGGGGCCAAACTCCCCTGAGCAGCCAGAGTTCTTCCATGACTGTAGTTGCAAGCTGAGGCTCAGTGGCCAGCAGACACCAACCTCAGCACACCCACTCCTgtctctctgtgcccagcactgcccagttCCTCACCCAGGTCCTTCCGGCGCTTGTACTCGTTGATGTTGACGTTGATTTCTTTGACTGCGAGG
This is a stretch of genomic DNA from Sylvia atricapilla isolate bSylAtr1 chromosome 8, bSylAtr1.pri, whole genome shotgun sequence. It encodes these proteins:
- the DNMBP gene encoding dynamin-binding protein isoform X3, which codes for MEDPSREPRLLSWEYEDCCAVRREDVAGCNNRPRATRRQYPGSRGADRGWDGSRRQEDISVDQQSGNGDCGGFWKGEMQHMDCRRTDNVWEGKRQDTEDRNYRVYEREGVQYRNCSSEIRGGRNREDRVPGQYRGRGRQYGEDRGFGDCREGGRWYQDYRDPRNYSEDGRHYRKKELWHRQERDSGEYRERRRQYREDGGNQVYREGEKWYRDDGSPRAYREQERPRVAIRDQVDKEDIERHRRPKGHVMDHGSPDRGCEVPAFAVRSWADGSMNPGSGTCYTQFEKCVVDSDGCGELEGEAPGPGMPARSSSGAEHSRVRTGRPDWSQVWEQEAEEANRVGSVLQRNSFYRRTAPSVLRHSQFVQTTKKKQEMTLLSSQTPSLEPSSATTESAEQRMLEKRAKVIEELLQTERDYIRDLEMCVERIMVPLQQAQMQNIDFEGLFGNIHMVINFSKQLLSTLEASDAIGPVFLTQRAELESVYRLYCQNHDEAIALLETYEKDEKLQKLLLDLLDSLRSLYSEWGCTNYINLGSFLIKPVQRVMRYPLLLMELLSATPEAHPDKAPLTAAVLAVKEINVNINEYKRRKDLVLKYRKGDEDSLMEKISKLNFHSIIKKSNRVSSHLKHLTGFAPQLKDEAFEETEKNFRMQERLIKSFIRDLSLYLQHVRESACMKALAAGSMWDLCTEKGSGDLDQFQKVNRLISDRLFSSFKERTERLVSSPLSQLLSMFAGPHKLVQKRFDKLLDFHNCTERAEKLKDKRTLEELQSARNNYEALNAQLLDELPKFLRFAKELFASCVRGYAEAHCDFVRLALEELTPLLSLLKASGREGNLIAIFQDEHSRVLQQLQAFTFFPESQAAPKKTFERKSMERQSARRQPLIGLPTYLLQSDDIRAALLARYPPESLFQADRNFNAAQDLDVSLLEGDIVGVIKKKDPMGSQNRWLIDNGVTKGFVYSSFLRPYSPRRSQSDASVGSHSSNESEHSSSSPQSNATLTFSPSGAAVAFTQKPLQDSVSPADVHQSPQPPLEVDSPSLPRLGSGDRTAPMAGTVTSQRHYSRPELGCSPSSRNGHPTKAHLRPTPSVEDRDSGLENSESEGNQVYYALYTFKGRNTNELSVSANQRLRILQFEDITGNQEWWLAEAHGKQGYVPSSYIRKTEYT